caaacttaagaagaaatcttaagtataagttaaggagttgaattgtatgttttgatcatgtgataaacatgtctcgaattgtcgagtagttctgtttatacatggagtttagtgggagtaatgtggtgttaatagtcttatatgtaagggacatattgatcattgtgaatgatgaaagacttaggagaggaataatacatctctaaggtatccagacctataaagatagttctaagagtatattagcgttaaatgaatattcttatattgataagagtttaGACATGTTCAAAgatattgaacatgtagaaattgaatccacttgcttccgctgtgggattaattcattaagctaagatgtatcgtcattcttataattcgtatacttagagtatgacgaAAGGTTTTAAATCGAATTTATGTGAAAGTCACTATATAGCCATATATTCTATCTATTAGTACTCAAGAAGCAGTAATAATTTGTCTTTCATGTCtcatatgttgataacatattattcattgaaAATAATGGAGCAATACTCTCTTCCGTGAagaagtgattgggagactatgAAGAGGTGTAAGACATCTTTAGTATCCGAATCTATAGTAATAGATTAGAAAGGATAAGTGTGTAGAAATAATTAATGGATTtgtgtgcaaggagttacacaaaaaccatattctaaacacacaAGAATGGTAAGAGAACCATCTTCGCTATATTATTATAGGAGGACATCTGCTAGAAACATcttaggcagttgaacaatgagatatatacaacagaaattgagtacacttgcaataatgacatatgcaagaaggaggggatgatgttaggattcggttttatgaattggaggaactatggtagttcgttccaataaccgaaggtcctatccctactcactgtgagaTCAGTGGGAGCTATTCAAGGCTCggaagcctatgtctagattggatttagacacgtactcaaaagttttataataaagattatacataacaagggaaaaagtatataataaggttagggaaagtgcaatgttttgctaagacttactaaccaaagccttctcatgggcttagcatgataagtcatgccatttcaattgagttgagatgtatagttgtatacaatattaagtatggattatagattatgtagtaattgatatagtatcaattttacatatgtgataatacattcatcgtttgagttttattcaatactcttttcttataatactttgttttccaaataggttgtcgagacaatattgaaccctatttaaagtgaactggattaacatagtattggcccctaatcacttatatgaggtgacgtctccaagtgactagagtgtgatgcgattgatggcaagttcaagtgccatagggtcataagagatgactagtcgatcacataggcagactgtaagggacactctgtcgggcagtgaccgcttatagagttctggtaattcatatagcctggtcgtggcaagagctactattgtattcttttgagtcaattctttgactagagactgttcgccccagttggcacagtttctgagtgactttaaattatgctctacgactttcgtaaatgaggtcaaatgggcaacttttgggtcatgatgagttgtggctaaacaaagggaatagtgcaataggaattgtccatccccttgtcagggttatttaaaaatatcagggccactcgaggagtagtgaactgaaaatgcgtggccacgctcggaaggtatctacggtagataactCTGGTCAGAGAGTTactctccggatcgaggaaaccactcttgatatgatcacctGCAAGAACGGcctacaagacaccttgcattgagtgggagacggacacttgtctaggacaagtgggagattgttggagtgtgtcctcaacaatagtgcgatcacattattgaaactcatattaagaatacgtaaagggatgattcattttataagtCAACTAGCCAACataaatcggtaatgattggctgactagagtttgacattcctgTCGTTTacatggtggtgatcagttgatcgcTTAAGGTTactcctaaaggacgattccctcaattaTAAAGTTTatcgattgtatgacgatgcagATTGATTAAACCCTTAAATTGAACAGATAGATATAttagagagaatattatatcttattgtattttgattaaataagatttaaattagtaatctataaaatattattaaaaggctagcctcaaAAGGCCCCGCAGACAATGCCACGTTGGATAAGGAAAAGCCACGTATGCATTTGCAATGCCACATCTTAATCCGTGTGTCACTCTAatctataaaattttattaaaaggCTACCTGAAATACCTATtaaatgtcacgtagacatcgactaaaagccacctaggattataaatgtcacgtagacatcgactaaaagctacctagcaataaattattttttaatcCACTCTTTTTTCTTCTTTAAAAAAATCCAAAATTGGATTAGTAATCCATGTTCTTTTACTCCAACCACATATGAATCAACCACatacaaaaatttcaaaatatcaTCTTCCCCAATGTTTTTGCCAAAATGCCTTTGGATTGCCGATGTCCGGATTTAAATATATttttatctatacaatatagttaaatgactagctaaatcatcaataaaatataattaaaagactAACTTGAGTAGTATTTAATTGTCATGTGACAACTCGAAAAAAACCTCCTAATATGCTATAATATATCATGTCTAATTaagttctaataataataataataacacattCAAGATGTTTTATAATGCATTTACTCCActtttgtttttcctcttctCTCATTCATTGTAAGTTCATAACCTAATTTCAACCTTTCATCTTACTCTTGAATTCTTAATCTTAATGAATGTtatagcatatatatatatatatatatatatatatagaattaggatcacatgagtcctacctaattatttgagtccatgagtccatctaCAATATCACACATGAGTCATAACAATACTGCTTTATATCAAGCTATTAGTAAGGTTATTTTCGTCATTTCCTAAACTTGTTATATGAACCCAATTATCAGCTCAAACCTCACCATTTGAATTCatttactttctctctcttctctctctcttccGCAATCATACTTTTCATTCTTACGCCGTCAATTTTTTGCGCGTTGTCGTCTTCTTCGCTCTCGTTGTCATCTTCACCCGTGTTCATCATCATCCGTGATCGATTTCCAGCGATTTTCTTCATCATTCGTCTCAGTTGCTCATTCACATTGACTTTTTCATCATCCGTCGTCTTCATCTCTTTTTTCCTCAATTTTAACTTATTCAATGTCAGGTATTTCATCgttttttacttcttttattttatgttttaatttttttcattctGTTTTCCTGTTTTATTGCATGAtgttttattgttattgtatctTCGACTGAATTCGTTGTGTAATTACTGGTTTTTTGTTATAATTGATGTTATAATTCATCAACATCAATCACGGATTCATCAATTCGTGCTATTTTATGTATTAAAATCATGTACTGATTATATACTTTCTTCAACATGTAGTTTTTGCTATTTGATGTGTTAAAATATATTCTCTGTTTTCTTCATCTTCTaattgacgtataaaaatgatgTACTAATTATCTGTTTTGTTtatcatcaagtttattttgcattCACTGCTTGTGTTTACTTCAAGTTTTGATCGTTATTTAACAGTTTCCTTTGTATCACTTTTTATTCAGTAGAGTATCATAATTAATTCTGAATAGTATCACATTTTATAGTTTTTCTTTGCCTGATTACTGCTCATTAGAATCAGTTTCCCTTTTACAATATCACATTGAGTCCTTTACAGTATCATAGGCTGCAGTACATGACTCACAACTACTTTTTGTGCAttagtatcacatgttatgcttCAGAATATCACATTGAGTCCTTTACAGTATCATAGGCTGCAGTACATGACTGGTAATTACTCTCTGTGCAttagtatcacatgttatgcttCAGAATATCACATTGAGTCCTTTACGGTATCATAGACTGCAGTACATGACTTGTAATGAGTTTCTGTGCATttgtatcacatgttatgctcCAGAATATCACATGTATTCCTTCAAAGTATCATAGGCTGCAATACGGTtgcgtatttattttatattcatCAGTATCACATTTTATGTTACACAATACCACATGCATTCCTTCACAATATCATAGTTTTGTTATAATCTAGTTATATTTGTTATATTTGTATCACTGTTATGCTCCAGAATATCACATGTATTCTTTCACAGTATCATAGGCTGCAATACGGTtgcatatttattttatattcatCAGTATCACATTTTATGTTACACAATATCACATGCATTCCTTCACAATATCATAGTTTTGGTATAATATAGTTATATTTGTTATATTTGTATCACACGTTATGTTCCAGAATATCACATGTATTACTTCACAGTATCATAGGCTGCAATACGGTtgcgtatttattttatattcatCAGTATCACATTTTATGTTGCACAATATCACATGCATTCCTTCACAATATCATAGTTTTGTAATAATCTAGTTATATTTGTTATAATTTGTTTATTCAACTTCTCTTGCTGTAGAAAATACTTTTGTTGTCCCTGTGGTACCTGTTCCTACTCCACAATGCATAGACGTTGATGAGGTGCATGCTGGGAATCGTCTTTCTTTGATGGTGACCCCTGGAGGTTCTGAAGAGTGGGTCAGAAATATTGCAACTGAATTTACACCTACAATAGGACAAACTTTTGCTACGTTAGACGAGGGTATACAGTTTTATGAGACTTATGCAATAGCATATGGTTTTGAACCAAGGAAATCTTCAACGAAAAGGTTTCGTAGTAGTGGAGATATTAGGACAAAATTGATTGTGTGTCACCGGGAAGGATTTAGGGATTCTAAGCCGACAATATTACCCATTACTGGTGAGGAGGAGGAGTCAATGGTCAAGGCCTATAATCCGAAGAAGACTAAGGTTACTAGGATTGGGTGTAAAGCTAGGattttctttaaatttgttattaaagAAATTGACCAAGTTCAAGTGCCACTCTTTGTTGTTGATCAGTTTCATGCTGCCCATAACCACCGTCTTTCTCCACTCAAGTATAGAGAATTTCAGAAAAAATGTAGAAACCTTGCTTTGCAACATAAACAAACCATCGTTGATAATTGCAAGGTCAATATTGGCCCAACCTCTACTTTCAGGTCCGTCAAGGAATATGTTGACGGCTATGAAAATATTGGAGCTTCTTTGACTGACTTTAAGAATTTTGGAAGGGAAATCAAGTGTTTTATAGGTCTTAAGGATGCTCAAATGTTTGTAGACCAGTTGGAAACCCTTCATGAAACCCAGGAAGGTTTTTATTATGCCTATGATATTGATCAGAATAAGTGTTTGTTTCGTGTATTTTGGGCTGATGCAGTAGCACGTCGTAATTACGCTCTATACGGTGAGGCGGTGACTTTTGACCCAACCTATTCAACTAATAAGTACGACATGATCTTTGCTCCCTTTACTGGTGTTGATCATCATAAGAAGTCCGTCACTTTTGGCGCTTCGCTTATTTCTAGGGAGAATGACCAGAATTTTAAatggattttcacaaaattcttAGATTGTATGGGTGGGAAGGAACCCCATTTCTTTTTTACCGATCAATGTCCTGCTATGAAACCCTGCTACTTTTACGACTGCTGCCCACCgctattgcatgtggcatattatgaagaaattacctgaaaaggtagGCACGACAGTGACCAAAGAGACTGACTTCGTCACTTGTCCAATTCTCGTTGTTTGGGATTCGGACTTAGAGCCGCCGACTTCAAGAGAGGTGGTGTTCGTTGATCAGTGAGTTTAAATTGGAAGATAATGCATGGTTGCAATATCTGTTTTCCAAGCGGCAACGTTGGATTCCGGCGTATTATCGTGATATTCCTCTTGGTTGTCTTTTAAGAACAACGCAACGCTCTGAGAGCGAAAACAACTTCTTTAAGCGGTTTGAGAATCCTCATGGCACacttgttgagttttggatgcgctTTCAAAGTGCTATGGATCAGCAACGGTACACCCAAAAATCTCTTGACAGAGATAGTGATCACTCCCTACctcaaaccaaaacccttcttagCCTTGAGGTTCATGCATTGACTGTTTATACGCACGCTCTCTTTTATGAATTCCAACAGCGGTGCGTTGATTCTCTAAACTCATGTAGTCTTTGGTGATTCTTCAAGGGAGGGCAAGTCTACAAGGTTCCTAGAAGTTGAAGATTCTATCTTCAATAAGACTTACACTGTCGCATTTAATCCTTCAACGTTTGATGCAACATGTTCATGCAAGCTGTTTGAGAGGAAGGGATACATATGTAAACACATCATCTGGATTTTATCAGGTAAAGGGATCAAAAAGATACCTGATAAGTATCTTCTCAGTAGGTGGACAAAGAACACTAAAAAAATGCCCTTGTATGATGTTCACGGTCAATTGTTGGATGATTTTACTTCGTCGGATGTCACTAAGCTTAAGATTTCGACTGTCTGGTCTGAATTCTACTCAACATTAACACTGCTCAAATCTCTGCCTTAAAACCACATAAATGAACTGACTTCATTACTGAAGACATTTAGACAAAATTTCATGTCGGTctttgaaaaattgactaaacacCAAGAGTTGGAGATGCTCCTTGGGGTTAAGTCTTCATCCGAGGTCCGTATACTACCTCTGTTCAATCAAAAAACAAGGGTGCGGCAAGAGGTTGATGTCCAAGAAAGATCAGTTTGTTGCAAAGGCACAAAAGCCGAAAAGATTTTGCAATAATTGTAAATAAATGGCACATCATGATAAGCGGAATTGCCCTAATCCAGCTGTTGATACATCACAACACTCGTTTGATCATGAATCCGATGTAAGTAATTTGTCATACAACTTTTATTATTTCACTTTTACGTGTGCTATACCACAGTTGCTGAAGTGTAACcctgctaaacaatatcacagtccaTGCTAAAAAATATCACATTCTATGGTAAATAATATCAGTACCTTGTTAACCACTATCAGAATATACACTTGATTGTAGACAATATCATCCCAATATTAaaaaatatcacttatttaaaaggtgtctactttgaaacaatatcacaatcattTAAAAACAATATCACTTGTCACTGGCAACATTTATCAATTTTAAATCCCTATCTATTTTCAGAATCAACCAAACAATATCAACACGTGTATTCAAAAATATCACACTATGTACCCCAACAATATCAAACAACAAAAGGATTTTTATATCCCTAGCCACTGTTGTTGTTCCTGAGGATTAATATCACAACAACTAAAACATAATATCATACAAcccttgaaacaatatcacagttttccAGAAGTTGATAAAAAAGAAGTTATATTTTGTCAAACTTATTACTGACGTTATGTCACTGTTTTTGTCTGTTTGTTTTGCAGATTTCTTCACTTGTTGATAGTGATTAAGGGCTTCTGCATGCTGAGAAAGTCTATTTTACATCATCAACTTTTCACAATCGACTTTTTATTGCTTATACTATTCAATTTCTTTGTTGTATGTCATTCCAAATGGCATCATTTTTGTATTCTCTCCATTTTTTTCCCTAGTACGTAATTCCAAATGGCATCAATTTTGTATTCTCTCCATTTTGGGTATCAATGTTATAAAAACCGCATAATTACTAATGTTGTTTTGTTGCCATTATTAAATACTATCCCACCTCATTTGAAGGTTTATCACACttgattcaaaaaaaaaatcatcataatagttcaacaatatcacaacattacACTTGCTTGTATacgtattttattatattgtattataTTGTAAAATACTACTAAGGAATATCACATTTCAAGTGAAACAATATCACCAGTATTCATAAAATTTTACCACTACAATTGGATGTTTTTAGGAAACAATATTacaaaaatatgataaaaatatcaCTATACATACTAGACAATATCAACCACTGAGTGCAAGAATAACACAATTTTGTCTGCTGAATAATATCACAACTTATCGAACTAAAAAGGAATTTTCAATCCCTACCCCCTGATTTTATTTTAGAGAATAAATACAACAATATCAACATGTTTACGGAACAATATCACACTAGGTACCAAAACAATATCAAAGAAAAAAGATTCAAACAACCTAGTCTGCTGTTATTATTTCTGAGAACTAATATCACAACAACTTAAGCAAATTATCAAACAACtcctgaaacaatatcacagtttactAAGAGTTATATTCCTACCAGTGTccctaaaacaatatcacacaactcctgaaacaatatcacatgtaTGTCCTTAATAATATCAACCATTGTACTTAATAATATCACAATGTGCACAAAAAAAGTTATCCAACTTAAAAGGGAATTTTAAATCCCTATCCGTTGATTTATTTTAGAGAATAAATACAACAATATCATCATGTTtacgaaacaatatcacactgggTACAAAAACAATATCAAAGAAAAAAGATTTTAACAACTTTGTCTGCTGTTATTATTACTGAGAATTAATATCACAACAGCTTAAGCAAAGTATCACCCAACtcctgaaacaatatcacagtttactAAGAGTTGATCAAAAAAAAGTTATATTTCCTACCATTGTacctaaaacaatatcacacaactcctgaaacaatatcacatgtcTGTCCTACCAGCATTACATTCCTAGTCCTACTTTTGTCCTCTTCCTCTACCTCTCCCTGTACCTCTCCCTCTACCTCTATTATTAGGATTTGCACTCGTCTTCAGTCGTTTGTACTGGATTGTGGGTGTTTctgcatcatcttcaccatcttgtTTGGATTCAGGTAGCCTGTAAAAACAGAAATGGCATGTTATGGTTCTATGTGAAATTTTTACCTTTGTGTCTGTTGCAAATAAAAGCAGAAACGTAATGCTATGATTCTATATCAGAAATGTAAAAGTCGGGTTTTTGGTTTTTACCTTCTGATTGGAGATTTGCGAAGAATGGGTATTTCTGTGTTAATTGTTGGCATTCTAGTAGCATCCTCCTTGGCTTTTGTTTGAACATTGGGCTTCTCTTTTGGCGGACCTTCTGCCTTTGTTATTTCCTGTTCCACAATTTTGTCCTTCTCAACAACATTATCCTTGGCTTTTATCTTATTGCCCTTGTCTTTTGCATCTTCGTTATTCTTCCTCTTTTCCTTCAATCTATTTAAAAGCTCTCCCTTTCCCGCTGTAAATTCTTCAACTTTTCCAATCAGCGCTGTCCTCATGTCATTTATGTCAGCTAAAAGTAATGTCATTTGCTATTTCTAACCTTGATAGTAGCGCCTATGCACTTTCGATCGCAACTCGAGTTCAAACAATCGCCCCTCATACCGAATCATGTGCATCATTAAGAAGTTTCCCGATTCAGTATTGTTTGCTTCCTTCTTTTGCCAATTGAAACTCGTGTTGACAACATCAAATTCTATTATTTCATGCGCTCTATCAACATTTTTCCCTGCTAggaaatcactcatgtgataggcCTACAATAATTAGTCACACTATTAGTCATTATTTTGTCAAACAATCATATGCATTTACTGTATACACTCAATCTATCCTAGCCAAAATATCAGACAATCATATGACATGTCACTAGGAAGAATATCATTAAATCATACCACCGAACCTGCAGCCTTGTATATTTCAGTCTGCTCCCAGTTGCCGTACTCTGTATTGTCTAACACTTCAATCGTCTCGGTTTTGAAATTTACACAAACACAGAAATAGTGTTCTTGCAACACCATCGGAATAAAAACCAAATCTGCTTCCATGTTACATGGAACTGTGTTACTTCTTATGAATTTGTCCCATTCTTCGAATATCTTTTCCCTGTTCGCTTGTTTGCCTTCAGTAACTTCTACTATTGATTCTTgtagtgtatatatatatgtatatatatataagttaacAAATCCTTTACATTTAAGAGTTACTACATTTTAATCAAAACGTGAATATGTGTAAACAATATCACTTTTATGTGTTCTATATCACAGTTCCTGAAATATGACCctgataaacaatatcacagtccaTGCTAAAAAATATCACAGTCCATAGTAAATAATATCAGTACCCTTGTGAACCAATATCAGAACATTATACTTGATTGTAGAGAATATCATCCCAGTACTAAAAAATATCACTTATTTTAAAGGTGTCtactttgaaacaatatcacaatcattTAAAAACAATATCACTTGTCAGTGGCAACATTTA
The Silene latifolia isolate original U9 population chromosome 11, ASM4854445v1, whole genome shotgun sequence genome window above contains:
- the LOC141613971 gene encoding protein FAR1-RELATED SEQUENCE 5-like; its protein translation is MSVSHVMLQNITLSPLQYHRLQYMTENTFVVPVVPVPTPQCIDVDEVHAGNRLSLMVTPGGSEEWVRNIATEFTPTIGQTFATLDEGIQFYETYAIAYGFEPRKSSTKRFRSSGDIRTKLIVCHREGFRDSKPTILPITGEEEESMVKAYNPKKTKVTRIGCKARIFFKFVIKEIDQVQVPLFVVDQFHAAHNHRLSPLKYREFQKKCRNLALQHKQTIVDNCKVNIGPTSTFRSVKEYVDGYENIGASLTDFKNFGREIKCFIGLKDAQMFVDQLETLHETQEGFYYAYDIDQNKCLFRVFWADAVARRNYALYGEAVTFDPTYSTNKYDMIFAPFTGVDHHKKSVTFGASLISRENDQNFKWIFTKFLDFFGDSSREGKSTRFLEVEDSIFNKTYTVAFNPSTFDATCSCKLFERKGYICKHIIWILSGKGIKKIPDKYLLSRWTKNTKKMPLYDVHGQLLDDFTSSDVTKLKISTVWSEFYSTLTLLKSLP